The following DNA comes from Marichromatium purpuratum 984.
GCACGAGCGGCTCGTCGAGGTCGATCCGGTGAGCGCGGCGCAGATCCACCCCAATGACCCGCAGCGCATCCAGCGCGCGCTCGAGGTCCACACCCTGGCCGGGCGCCCGATGAGTACGCTGATCGCCGAGGCCCGCGCTCGCGCCGAGCCACCCTATCGCTGGGTGAAGCTGGTGCGCGCGCCGGGCGATCGCGCGCTACTGCATCGGCGCATCGAACAGCGCTTTTGCGACATGCTCGATCAGGGGCTGGTGGCCGAGGTCGAGCGGCTGTGGGCGCGCGGCGACCTGCACCCGGAGCTGCCCTCGATGCGCTGCGTGGGCTATCGCCAGGTGTTGAAATATCTTCACGGCGAGTACGACCGTGATGAGCTGGTGCAGCGCGGTATCTATGCCTCCAGACAGCTCGCCAAGCGTCAGCTCACCTGGCTGCGCGCCGAGCCCGACTGTCATTGGATCGATGATCACCCGGATCCCTGTGGTCAGGCGCTGGCGGCGCTCGCGGCGGCTGGTATCGGTGGCGCGGGCGGTGGCCGATGAGTCGTGGCCGGTGTTGCTGGTCCTTGCCGCGGTGTCGCCAGCGAGGCATGCTCAGTCAAGTCCCCGCGCTGGGGGCCTGCTCCAAATCAGGCCGGTGTCCGTCACCAGTCCGCAACCCGTTGATGGGTGCTGCGGTCATGGCGAGCGTGGCGAGAGGAGGTGATCCGGGATGGGGGGAAGCACTGCCCCGGAGCGCCTGTCCGGCCACGGTCACATCCGGATGCCGACCGAACAAACGACAACAAGGAGACTCAACACATGGCAAAGGGCCATAGCCTGCAAGACCCCTTCCTGAACACCCTGCGCAAGGAGCGCGTGCCGGTCTCGGTGTTCCTGGTCAACGGTATCAAGCTGCAGGGGCAGATCGAGTCCTTCGATCAGTTCGTCGTGCTGCTCAAGAACAACGTCAGTCAGATGATCTACAAGCATGCGATCTCGACGGTGGTGCCGGCGCGCAACGTCAAGCTGCCGCCGAGCGATGAGTCGCCGAAGGGTGAGGACAAGTCCGACGATGCCTGAGTCGTGCGCGCAACGATTGGTGGGGGCGCGACGTGTTTGAGCGTCCCGATGTCGGTGAGCGGGCGGTGCTGGTACAGATCGATCTCGGCGGCGAGCGGGTCGATGCCGAGCAGCGCGAAGAATTCGCGCTGCTCGCCGAGGCCGCCGGCGCCGAGGTGCTGGCGACCCTGGGGGGGAGTCGCGCCGCGCCCGATCCGCGCTACTTCCTCGGCAGCGGCAAGGCCGAGGAACTCAAGGACCTGGTCGCCGCCTGCACCGCCGACCTGGTGATCGTCGATCATCCGCTCTCGCCGGCTCAGGAGCGCAACCTCGAGCGCCT
Coding sequences within:
- the miaA gene encoding tRNA (adenosine(37)-N6)-dimethylallyltransferase MiaA; the protein is MIDSADPRPWAILLLGPTAAGKTDLAVELVRRLPCEIISVDSAMVYRGMDIGTAKPGPEVLAEAPHRLIDILDPSESYSTAQFRADALAAMAEISARGRIPLLVGGTMLYVRGLLRGLAELPGADAAVRAALDAEAARLGWQAMHERLVEVDPVSAAQIHPNDPQRIQRALEVHTLAGRPMSTLIAEARARAEPPYRWVKLVRAPGDRALLHRRIEQRFCDMLDQGLVAEVERLWARGDLHPELPSMRCVGYRQVLKYLHGEYDRDELVQRGIYASRQLAKRQLTWLRAEPDCHWIDDHPDPCGQALAALAAAGIGGAGGGR
- the hfq gene encoding RNA chaperone Hfq encodes the protein MAKGHSLQDPFLNTLRKERVPVSVFLVNGIKLQGQIESFDQFVVLLKNNVSQMIYKHAISTVVPARNVKLPPSDESPKGEDKSDDA